The Fortiea contorta PCC 7126 genome has a segment encoding these proteins:
- the nusB gene encoding transcription antitermination factor NusB has translation MQDRKPQQIARELALLSLSQLPVSPKKLTEEQLPKLVLAAVRTLRSEVQDTLDNAAGELQRSQDRVLSSQTRAADINTARTMLTEAIAYTQTAINQLGAAVEFPELIQLANQDKIVSKYAIQIVRTVSDEHHLIDQQISAALVDWQVTRLAQIDRDILRIAVAEMLFLKIPDSVAINEAVELAKRYSGDEGHRFINGVLRRVTEQKKTA, from the coding sequence ATGCAAGACCGTAAGCCCCAACAAATCGCCCGTGAACTGGCGCTTTTAAGCCTGAGCCAGTTACCAGTCAGCCCCAAAAAATTGACAGAAGAACAACTACCCAAGCTAGTACTAGCAGCAGTCCGCACCCTGAGATCAGAAGTACAAGATACCCTAGATAACGCCGCCGGTGAACTGCAACGTAGTCAAGATCGCGTTTTGAGTAGCCAAACTCGCGCTGCAGATATTAATACTGCCAGAACAATGCTCACAGAAGCGATCGCCTACACCCAAACCGCAATCAATCAACTCGGCGCAGCAGTGGAATTCCCAGAATTGATTCAACTAGCAAATCAAGACAAAATAGTCAGCAAATACGCCATCCAAATTGTCAGAACAGTCAGCGACGAGCATCATCTGATTGATCAACAAATTTCTGCCGCTTTGGTAGATTGGCAAGTAACTCGCCTAGCTCAAATCGATCGAGATATTTTGCGAATTGCCGTTGCAGAAATGCTATTTCTCAAAATACCAGATAGTGTAGCCATCAACGAAGCTGTAGAACTAGCCAAACGCTACAGTGGAGATGAAGGACATCGGTTTATTAATGGTGTTCTGCGCCGAGTCACAGAGCAAAAAAAGACCGCCTAG
- a CDS encoding DUF502 domain-containing protein: protein MNTNHNSPTNANKNDRDLIINRLKQDLKNDLIAGLLVLIPLATTIWLTITIAIWVINFLTKIPKQLNPFEGLHPVLINILNLTVGLAVPLLSILLIGLMARNIAGRWLLDFGERFLQAIPLAGQVYKTLKQLLETLLKDSHNKFRRVVLVEYPRPGIWAIGFVTGAISTEIQNHMSRPMLSVFIPTTPNPTTGWYAVVPEDEVVNLSMPIEDAFKIVVSGGIVSPNSTPSTAMIPQESSLATQHKEIAPQIIPTEEI, encoded by the coding sequence ATGAACACTAACCACAACAGTCCTACTAACGCCAACAAAAATGATCGGGACTTGATCATCAATCGCCTCAAACAGGACTTAAAAAATGACCTGATTGCGGGCTTATTAGTATTGATTCCCCTAGCAACTACCATCTGGCTGACCATTACCATTGCTATTTGGGTAATCAACTTTCTCACGAAAATTCCCAAACAACTAAATCCTTTTGAAGGGCTACATCCTGTCCTAATAAATATACTTAATTTAACAGTGGGATTAGCAGTACCACTGCTGAGTATTTTGTTGATTGGTTTGATGGCCAGAAATATTGCTGGGCGTTGGTTGTTAGATTTTGGTGAACGATTTTTACAGGCGATTCCTTTGGCAGGACAGGTATACAAAACCCTCAAGCAACTGTTAGAAACGCTACTCAAAGACTCTCATAACAAATTCCGGCGCGTCGTTTTAGTAGAGTATCCTAGACCGGGAATTTGGGCAATCGGTTTCGTTACAGGTGCGATTAGCACGGAAATTCAAAACCACATGTCGCGCCCGATGCTGAGTGTGTTTATTCCCACCACCCCCAACCCTACTACCGGCTGGTATGCCGTAGTTCCAGAAGACGAAGTAGTAAACTTGTCTATGCCCATAGAAGACGCCTTTAAAATCGTCGTTTCTGGCGGGATTGTCTCCCCAAATTCCACCCCATCAACCGCCATGATTCCCCAAGAATCTTCCTTGGCGACACAACACAAAGAAATCGCCCCGCAAATCATCCCCACAGAAGAAATTTAA